The genome window CACGAACGTGAGCCGGTCGTCGTCGATGCGGGCGAGCTCGTCGGCCAGGATCTCTCGCAGCAACTCGCCCAGCCGGTCCCCCCGGGCGAAGCCGCGCCGCCGGGTGGGCATGTCAGTCGGCCTCCAGCCAGTAGCGGCGCGCCTCGATCACCTCGATGTCGGCCTGTGCCCACACGTAGCGCTCCACGTCGTCCAGCAGGTGTCCGAGGACCGCGGTCGAGCCGCTGACCGCGGCCACGCCGAGCCCGGCCCGCTGCCAGAGATCCTGATGGTCCACCTCGGCGACCGACACCCCGAAGCGGCGCTGCAGCCTCTCCAGGATGGGGCGCAGCACCGATCGCTTCTCCTTCAACGACCGGCAGCCGGGCAGGCGCACGTCCAGGATCATCGCCGCCACGGTCGCCTCGGTCACGCCGACCTCCCGCCGACTCAGGTGGGGAGGACCTCGCGCTCCTCGTACGTCTC of bacterium contains these proteins:
- a CDS encoding DUF503 domain-containing protein, translating into MILDVRLPGCRSLKEKRSVLRPILERLQRRFGVSVAEVDHQDLWQRAGLGVAAVSGSTAVLGHLLDDVERYVWAQADIEVIEARRYWLEAD